Part of the Bdellovibrionota bacterium genome is shown below.
TCGGTGTTTTTGGCTACATGGCACGCGGCTACCTCTTTGCCCCAAGGTGAAGGCGGCTGTACTGACAGAAGTGAATCATCCATGGCCTTACCGATTGCAGTTTCCAATTTCCCAGCATATAGACGCGGGAATAAAGGAGTTCCTTATGCCAAAGTATGTCATCGAGCGTGACCTGCCTGGAGCCGGAAAGTTGCCGAAAGATCAACTTCAGGCGATCTCCCAAAAATCGTGCAGTGTTCTGAGTGAGCTGGGTCCAAAGATCCAGTGGCTGCACAGTTATGTGACGGATAACAAGATTTACTGCGTCTACATCTCGCCAAATGAGAAGTTGATTCGCGAGCACGCCCAGAAAGGCGATTTCCCCATCACACGCATTTCCGAGGTGCGAACGGTTATCGACCCCACGACCTCCGAAAAATAAAAGCCAATTATCCGGGCGCAGGATTCTTGCCGTATTGTCCATGCGCCGGACTTTTTTCGCGTGGCAAGGCCGCAGGCCGCTAAAAGATCGAGCGTGGCGCGCCT
Proteins encoded:
- a CDS encoding DUF4242 domain-containing protein, which produces MPKYVIERDLPGAGKLPKDQLQAISQKSCSVLSELGPKIQWLHSYVTDNKIYCVYISPNEKLIREHAQKGDFPITRISEVRTVIDPTTSEK